DNA from Lagenorhynchus albirostris chromosome 3, mLagAlb1.1, whole genome shotgun sequence:
CCAGTCTGGAGCTGGCAACAACTGGGCCAAGGGCCACTACACAGAGGGTGCCGAGCTGGTGGACGCGGTCCTGGACGTGGTCCGGAAGGAAGCCGAGAGCTGTGACTGCCTGCAGGGCTTCCAGCTGACCCACTCGCTGGGCGGGGGCACGGGGTCCGGGATGGGCACCCTCCTCATCAGCAAGATCCGCGAGGAGTTCCCGGACCGCATCATGAACACCTTCAGCGTGGTGCCCTCGCCCAAGGTGTCGGACACGGTGGTGGAGCCCTACAACGCCACCCTGTCCGTGCACCAGCTGGTGGAGAACACAGACGAGACTTACTGCATCGACAACGAGGCGCTGTACGACATCTGCTTCCGCACCCTGAAGCTGACCACGCCCACCTACGGGGACCTCAACCACCTGGTGTCGGCCACCATGAGCGGGGTCACCACGTGCCTGCGCTTCCCGGGCCAGCTCAACGCCGACCTGCGCAAGCTGGCCGTGAACATGGTGCCCTTCCCGCGCCTGCACTTCTTCATGCCCGGCTTCGCGCCGCTGACCAGCCGGGGCAGCCAGCAGTACCGGGCGCTGACGGTGCCCGAGCTCACCCAGCAGATGTTCGACGCCAAGAACATGATGGCCGCCTGCGACCCGCGCCACGGCCGCTACCTGACCGTGGCCGCTGTGTTCCGGGGCCGCATGTCCATGAAGGAGGTGGATGAGCAGATGCTGAGCGTGCAGAGCAAAAATAGCAGCTACTTCGTGGAGTGGATCCCCAACAACGTGAAGACGGCCGTGTGCGACATCCCGCCCCGCGGCCTGAAGATGGCCGCCACCTTCATCGGCAACAGCACGGCCATCCAGGAGCTGTTCAAGCGCATCTCGGAGCAGTTCACGGCCATGTTCCGGCGCAAGGCCTTCCTGCACTGGTACACGGGCGAGGGCATGGACGAGATGGA
Protein-coding regions in this window:
- the TUBB4A gene encoding tubulin beta-4A chain, whose translation is MREIVHLQAGQCGNQIGAKFWEVISDEHGIDPTGTYHGDSDLQLERINVYYNEATGGNYVPRAVLVDLEPGTMDSVRSGPFGQIFRPDNFVFGQSGAGNNWAKGHYTEGAELVDAVLDVVRKEAESCDCLQGFQLTHSLGGGTGSGMGTLLISKIREEFPDRIMNTFSVVPSPKVSDTVVEPYNATLSVHQLVENTDETYCIDNEALYDICFRTLKLTTPTYGDLNHLVSATMSGVTTCLRFPGQLNADLRKLAVNMVPFPRLHFFMPGFAPLTSRGSQQYRALTVPELTQQMFDAKNMMAACDPRHGRYLTVAAVFRGRMSMKEVDEQMLSVQSKNSSYFVEWIPNNVKTAVCDIPPRGLKMAATFIGNSTAIQELFKRISEQFTAMFRRKAFLHWYTGEGMDEMEFTEAESNMNDLVSEYQQYQDATAEEGEFEEEAEEEVA